The genomic stretch GAACGGACTTGGCGGCGTACCGAACCCGCAAGCGCCCGACAAGACGATCCCGCCGCTCTCCGGCGCCGATTTCCGGAAGGAGTTCAACACCGACGCGAAGATCACCGCGGTGATCCGCTCCGGCAGCGTGATCGGACGATCGCCAATCGTGAGCATGCCCCACTGGGGCGGGATCATCCGTGAGCAGCAACTACAGGCGCTCGTCGCCTACCTGAAGACGCTCAAGTAAGCAGGGAACTCGCCCCCTGGGAACCGGCGCGGCGAGATCCGTGTTCATGGTCTTGCGCTCGCACGACCAATTGAGGGAGAACAAGGCGTGCCTCCCTGACGAGAACCCCTCCCCGCCGCCCAGCACCCCGCCGCATCTACCCCCTTCGCCGCGGGCCGCTCGGCACAGCGTGTCGGTCAGGCCGGGAAGAGGGGCCAGCGGCGTGACGCAGCCGCCGATCCTGCCTGGCCCAGCAAGCACGTCGTCCTCGTGGTCGCGCACGCCCAGGACGACGACGCGCGCGGGGGCGGGAGGGCGGCCCGGACCCGGCGTAGCTCGTCGCCGCTGAGGTCGTCGAGCAGCAGGTCCGGATCCGTGGGACCGGTCCGCAGCGCGTCCCGCGCGGCGCGGCGCCGCCCGCGACCGCGAGCACGTTGGGTCACATCCAGCGCTCGCTGTCGAGAACACGACGATGCCGTGCGGCGCCGGCGGCATGCCGATGCCGCGATCGAAGGCGCGCCGGGGCGGGCTCTGTGCAACGCTCCGTGGCCGGTGAGCCGCATCCTGGTCGAGCGTGATGTGCCGTGCGCCATGCGCGACGGCTGCATGCTGCGCGCAAACGTGTTTCGGCCCGACGGCGACGGCCGTCATCCGGTTCTGGTCTTCCGGACGCCGTACGACAAGAACTTCGCGCAGATCACCTTCATGACGATGGATTCGTTTCGGGCGGTGGAGGCGGGCTACGTGGTGGTTCAGCAGGACGTTCGCGGGCGGTTCGCGTCCGAGGGAGACGTTCACGCGCCCTTTGTCGACGAGTTCGCCGACGGCCATGACACGGTTGAGTGGGCGGCGAGGCAGCCTTGGTCCAACGGTGCGGTCGGCGTGTACGGCACGTCGTACCACGGCTTCACGGCGTGGGCGGCGGCAGTCGAGGCGCCGCCGGCGCTCCGTACCATCGCGCCGAGCCAGGCGCCGAACGCCACGCACCGCGTCTTCTGGCGAGGAGGCGCCTTCCAGCTCGGCATGCACGCCAATTGGTCGGTCCGGGTGATCGGCCCGAACGCGCTGCTGCGGGCGGAGGCGAAGTCCGACCCAGGCGAGCGGATGGCGGCGTTCGCCGACCTCGTCGAGCACATGGACGACTTCGCGACGATGGCGAGCGCGCTTCCCCCGCGGTCGCTGCCGGCGGGTCGGCCCGACGATCCGTTTCTCCCGTACATCTACGACGTCTTCGAGCATCGGGCGCGCGGCGACGATTTCCACCGGCAGCGGTCGATCGAGGGCCGGCACGCGCAGATCGGCGTTCCCGCACTGATCATCGCGGGCTGGCACGACCCGTTGCTCGAGTCGGATCTCGCGCACTTCACTGCCATGCGGGCGAACGCCGCGACCCCGCAGGCTCGAGAGCACACGCGGCTGGTGGTCGGTCCATGGGTTCACGGCGCGGGGTTGCACATGAGTGCGGCGACCGAGGTGGACTTCGGTACGCGGGCCTCGGGGCTCGCCATGGATCTGCGTGAGGACCTGACGACGCTCCACCTGCGGTGGTTCGACCGCTGGTTGAAGGGTGCGCCGGCCGAGGACGAGGCGCCGGTGCGAATCTTCGTCATGGGGCGCAACCGTTGGCAGGACGAAACCGAGTGGCCGCCCGCGCGCGCCGTCGCGACGCGCTGGCACCTTCACTCCGACGCCGGGCTCTCGCCGCGGGCGCCCGATTCCGGCGCCCGCGCACGTACCTACGTCCACGACCCGGCCGACCCGGTGCCGACGATCGGCGGCGCCACGTTGCTGCCCCTTGACCACCGGCGGGGCTCCGCGTCACAGGCGGACCTGCTGACGCGCCCCGATGTGCTCGTGTTCACCTCCGAGGTCCTCGACCAGGCGCTCGAGGTGATCGGACGCGTCCGCGCCGAGCTGTGGGCCGCGACGAGCGCCCGCGACGCCGACTGGGTCATCAAGTTGTGCGACGTCCATCCGGACGGGCGCACGTTCAACGTCTGTGACGGGATAGTCCGCGCAAGCCTTCGCGACTCGTCGTGGGCCGCTCCGCGTCCGATCCAGCCATACGAACCGGTCCGCTACGAGATCGACCTGTTGTCGACCGCGATGGTGTTCGACGCGGGTCACCGTCTTTGCGTCCTCGTGATGTCGAGCGACTTCCCCCGCTATGACCGCAACCCGGGCACCGGCGAATGGTCCCTGGACGCCGACGGCCTTCTCGTCGCCGCCCAGCAGGTGTTCTGCGACGCGCAGCGTCCCTCGTTCGTCGAGCTACCGACGATCAACCGACGACGCTGATCGGCCCGCAGCCGGGGTTCGCGCCCGCCGACGCCGCTGTACTGCACGGATCACGCAATGGCCCCGCGGTAGGCGAGGCCGTCGCGAACCGCGTGAGTTCGCACTCGACGGCGGCTTCTTCCCGATCGGCGTCGCCGAGCAACTGCCCGGTCCCGAACGCGTCTTCGTCGCCGGTCGCCAATCGGCCGGCTCCAAACGCACCGACCGCCGCCTCGCCAAGTTCCGGGTCGGCATCGAGGGCCGCCTCAGCCATCTCAAGCGCCGCGACGGCCTCAAACGATCCCGACCCAAAGGTCACCGCGGCACGCTGACCTGGGCGGCCTGGGCGATCCTCGCCTACAACCTCGACACCCTCGCCCTCCCGGCCGCCTGACAGCATCTACCCGGCCCGCGACCACCCGCCCGGACCGTAACCCGATCCGCGCTCTTCACCCGAGGCGCGGCCGTTCTCACGTCGGCCAGTTATCCGGGCAAGTGACTATCGACGAGCGCCTCTTCGCGCAGTTCCATGCCTACGCGTCCGTGCCTGCTCCCGGGCTGGCGACGCTTGATCGGACTCCTACTGCTGGCGCTGCTCTCGGCTGATGCGGAAACGGGCCCTTCGGACCCCGCCGCTGCTACGGCGCGAACTGGAAGTGACCGGAGTACGTGAAGTCGGCGGGGCCGACCGGCTCGTACCGCGCCTGGCCGCTGAGGCCCGAGAGCCCACCGCTCGCGTGGTCGATGACGATCATGCCGCCGTTCTCGTCTCCGTGGAAGACGTACTCGAAGGTGCCGGTCCGGCCATCGACGGTCCCGGTGAAGAACCCGCGGCCGTGGAGGTTCGTCTTTCCCGACGGATGGATGACGGCCGAGTAGATTTCAACGGCCGTGCCCGCGAAGTTCCCGGTGAACACGACGTGGGCGGTCGCCTCGATCTTGGTGTTGCGTCCCGCCTGGCTGGAGGCGTCGACGACGTTGCTCACGACGTGGATCGCTCCGGCGGCGTCGCGCCGCGGCGCCGCGGAGGCGAGCCCGGCTCCGAGGACCATGGAAAGGAGCAGCCCGCAGACCAGCAGAACGGCTGTCCAACTGCGACGATGTCGCATCAGCGCCTCCCAAGCGGCGAATGGCTTGGTTCGAAGGTATCAAGAGTTCTGGGAGCGCTCCAGGGAGCGGTCGGACCCACGTTGGTCGTCAACGGCCAGTTCGGCGAGAACTTCACGGTTCAGGGCCTCCCGGATGATGGCGCTCCGCCGCGCGGGGCGGGAGGCGGACGAGGATGAGCAGCGGCGCCGTCGACGAGCAGCCGCGCGGTCAGCGGGACCCTCGACGCCGCCGCTGCCGCGAGCTACGCTCAGACCGAGAGACCGTTGAAGGGAGGGACGTCGTGCTGAATGTCGCAGACCGCGTGACCGCCGAGGCCGAGTCCGTCGATCGAGCTCCGCGGCGCGGAACAGTGCTCGCCGTACTGGGCGACGAGCAACACCCCCGGTACCGGATCAGCTGGGACGACGGCCACGAGTCGATCTACACGCCGTCGGCCGGCGCGCTGCACCCGAGCCGGTAGTCCGTCGGCACCGGTACGCGAACGGGGTGAAAGGAGGTAGATCGGGAGGGATTCAGGCACTTGGGCCTGAACGGCTCA from Capillimicrobium parvum encodes the following:
- a CDS encoding CocE/NonD family hydrolase; the encoded protein is MSRILVERDVPCAMRDGCMLRANVFRPDGDGRHPVLVFRTPYDKNFAQITFMTMDSFRAVEAGYVVVQQDVRGRFASEGDVHAPFVDEFADGHDTVEWAARQPWSNGAVGVYGTSYHGFTAWAAAVEAPPALRTIAPSQAPNATHRVFWRGGAFQLGMHANWSVRVIGPNALLRAEAKSDPGERMAAFADLVEHMDDFATMASALPPRSLPAGRPDDPFLPYIYDVFEHRARGDDFHRQRSIEGRHAQIGVPALIIAGWHDPLLESDLAHFTAMRANAATPQAREHTRLVVGPWVHGAGLHMSAATEVDFGTRASGLAMDLREDLTTLHLRWFDRWLKGAPAEDEAPVRIFVMGRNRWQDETEWPPARAVATRWHLHSDAGLSPRAPDSGARARTYVHDPADPVPTIGGATLLPLDHRRGSASQADLLTRPDVLVFTSEVLDQALEVIGRVRAELWAATSARDADWVIKLCDVHPDGRTFNVCDGIVRASLRDSSWAAPRPIQPYEPVRYEIDLLSTAMVFDAGHRLCVLVMSSDFPRYDRNPGTGEWSLDADGLLVAAQQVFCDAQRPSFVELPTINRRR
- a CDS encoding DUF3224 domain-containing protein; translation: MVLGAGLASAAPRRDAAGAIHVVSNVVDASSQAGRNTKIEATAHVVFTGNFAGTAVEIYSAVIHPSGKTNLHGRGFFTGTVDGRTGTFEYVFHGDENGGMIVIDHASGGLSGLSGQARYEPVGPADFTYSGHFQFAP
- a CDS encoding DUF1918 domain-containing protein; the protein is MLNVADRVTAEAESVDRAPRRGTVLAVLGDEQHPRYRISWDDGHESIYTPSAGALHPSR